From Deltaproteobacteria bacterium, the proteins below share one genomic window:
- a CDS encoding SagB/ThcOx family dehydrogenase — protein MNQPREGIGDRFQRETRYIRGQMEGGYLDWSRRPGIYKRSDPHQEGISLPEPREEGGEPLWTVINKRCSSRDFTRDPISLLDLSQLLWATQGITHTASGQALRACPSAGALYPVETYVAANRVEELAPGIYHYYVPRHLLEPVARRVTMNELASAALGQRMVTTASVVFIWTAVVQRSKWKYRERGYRYIYLDAGHIGQNLYLAATALNLGCCTIGALFDEEVDRLLGVDGKEETVVYMGAVGKISAPSG, from the coding sequence ATGAACCAGCCGCGTGAGGGGATCGGTGACAGGTTTCAAAGGGAAACCAGATACATCCGGGGACAGATGGAAGGAGGATACCTGGACTGGTCCAGGCGACCCGGAATCTACAAACGGTCTGATCCCCACCAGGAGGGAATCTCTCTGCCCGAACCGAGGGAGGAAGGGGGAGAGCCTCTTTGGACTGTCATCAACAAACGGTGTTCCTCCAGGGACTTCACCCGGGACCCGATCTCACTTCTCGACCTCTCACAGCTTCTCTGGGCAACCCAAGGAATCACACATACGGCCTCCGGGCAGGCCCTGAGGGCCTGTCCCTCAGCCGGTGCCCTATACCCGGTTGAGACTTACGTCGCGGCGAACCGGGTGGAGGAACTGGCCCCTGGAATCTACCATTACTATGTTCCCAGACACCTTCTGGAACCTGTGGCCCGGCGTGTGACCATGAACGAGCTGGCCTCTGCCGCCCTGGGACAGCGGATGGTCACCACGGCTTCGGTTGTCTTCATTTGGACCGCTGTCGTCCAGCGATCCAAGTGGAAATACAGGGAACGAGGATATCGATACATATATCTCGATGCCGGACATATCGGACAGAATCTCTATCTGGCGGCAACGGCGCTCAACCTCGGGTGCTGTACCATAGGCGCTCTCTTCGACGAAGAGGTAGACCGCCTCCTCGGAGTCGACGGGAAGGAAGAGACGGTCGTTTACATGGGTGCTGTTGGAAAAATCTCGGCTCCTTCGGGTTGA
- a CDS encoding rubrerythrin family protein, with translation MSTVEESLNKAFAGESQANRRYLAFAEKADQEGYLQVARLFRAAAEAETIHAHNHLRAMKGIGSTKENLEAAISGETFEFKEMYPGMIDAAKTEGNKAAERTFALANEVEKVHARLYEKLLRSLETSEETYPYYVCTVCGYTAEGETPEVCPVCGARAKAFKRVD, from the coding sequence ATGTCTACTGTAGAAGAGTCTTTGAACAAGGCCTTTGCCGGAGAATCGCAGGCGAATCGCAGGTACCTTGCCTTTGCAGAGAAGGCGGACCAAGAAGGTTATCTCCAGGTTGCTCGGCTCTTTCGGGCGGCTGCTGAAGCGGAGACCATCCACGCTCACAACCACCTGAGGGCGATGAAGGGTATCGGGAGCACAAAGGAGAACCTGGAGGCGGCCATATCGGGTGAGACTTTCGAGTTCAAGGAGATGTATCCCGGGATGATCGATGCGGCCAAGACCGAAGGGAACAAGGCGGCGGAGCGGACGTTTGCCCTGGCAAACGAGGTGGAGAAGGTTCACGCCCGACTTTATGAGAAGCTCTTAAGGAGCCTTGAAACCTCAGAGGAGACGTATCCCTACTACGTATGTACCGTGTGTGGGTACACGGCCGAGGGGGAAACCCCTGAAGTCTGCCCGGTATGTGGGGCCCGGGCCAAAGCCTTTAAAAGGGTCGATTAG
- the proC gene encoding pyrroline-5-carboxylate reductase, whose protein sequence is MLNEKKIGFIGAGNMAEAMLKGLLHSGASKPANIIVSDIRQDRLDFIRERFNVSVCKANPDTADQADLLVLAVKPQIMEPVLVELVDHLDMSKLIISIAAGIPLATIESYLHKDLRLIRAMPNIAALVLESATAICPGRHASQDDLRLAKAIFDSIGKTVIIEEVLMDAITGLSGSGPAYLFLIIDAMADAGVKVGLSRDNALALSAQTVLGAAKLLIETGEHPGRLKDKVTSPGGTAISGLHTLEEGGLRTTLINAVEVATLRSKELGRMMGNKS, encoded by the coding sequence ATGCTGAACGAAAAGAAGATCGGTTTTATAGGCGCTGGAAACATGGCCGAAGCCATGCTTAAGGGCCTTCTTCACAGCGGTGCCTCCAAACCGGCAAACATCATCGTCTCGGATATACGGCAGGATCGGCTGGATTTTATCAGGGAACGCTTCAATGTCTCGGTCTGCAAGGCAAATCCAGACACGGCAGACCAGGCCGACCTGCTGGTCCTCGCCGTCAAGCCACAGATCATGGAGCCGGTCCTCGTAGAGTTGGTGGATCACCTCGATATGTCGAAACTCATCATTTCCATTGCCGCAGGTATCCCTCTTGCAACAATTGAATCCTATCTCCACAAGGACCTGCGCCTTATCAGGGCGATGCCCAACATCGCCGCCCTCGTCTTGGAAAGCGCAACGGCCATCTGCCCCGGTCGCCACGCCTCCCAGGATGATCTCCGGCTGGCCAAGGCGATCTTTGATTCCATCGGCAAGACCGTCATCATCGAAGAAGTGCTTATGGATGCCATCACCGGCCTGAGCGGAAGCGGGCCTGCCTATCTCTTTCTCATCATCGATGCCATGGCCGATGCAGGTGTCAAGGTCGGCCTTTCCAGAGACAACGCTCTGGCCCTTTCGGCGCAGACGGTCCTTGGAGCGGCAAAGCTCCTGATCGAAACAGGAGAGCACCCCGGCCGCCTCAAAGACAAAGTCACCTCTCCAGGAGGAACGGCGATCTCCGGGCTCCACACCCTGGAGGAAGGCGGACTCAGAACAACACTGATCAATGCGGTGGAAGTGGCCACCCTCCGTTCGAAAGAGCTTGGCAGGATGATGGGGAACAAATCGTAG
- a CDS encoding ferredoxin codes for MKAKVDPDLCTACELCTETCPEVFEMGEDVATVKVDVVPPEAEESARQAAEDCPAEAITIEE; via the coding sequence ATGAAGGCGAAGGTAGATCCTGATCTGTGCACGGCCTGCGAACTCTGCACAGAAACTTGCCCAGAGGTGTTCGAGATGGGAGAGGACGTGGCCACCGTAAAGGTGGATGTGGTTCCCCCTGAGGCAGAGGAGAGCGCCCGCCAGGCGGCCGAAGACTGCCCTGCGGAAGCCATAACCATCGAAGAATGA
- a CDS encoding deoxynucleoside kinase, translated as MADLRYIAVEGPVGVGKTSLAGLLAKVFSGRPILEVSHENPFLARFYQDRKKYAFQTQIFFLLSRYQQQQELQQLDLFNRLTISDYLFAKDRIFASVNLDENEMALYERIYQLLQGTIPTPDLVIYLQARAKVLLSRIRQRNREYERSIEAGYLQTLVEAYNSFFFHYNDSPLLVIDTSEIDFVHREEDLAALVKEIQKPRKGTWYYVPKGR; from the coding sequence ATGGCAGATCTCAGGTACATAGCAGTCGAAGGTCCGGTCGGTGTTGGTAAGACGAGCCTTGCCGGCCTCTTGGCAAAGGTCTTCTCCGGCCGCCCCATCCTCGAGGTCTCCCATGAGAATCCCTTCCTGGCCCGCTTCTACCAGGACAGGAAAAAATACGCTTTCCAAACACAGATCTTTTTCCTCCTCAGCCGTTACCAGCAGCAGCAGGAACTCCAGCAACTCGATCTCTTCAACCGGCTGACTATCTCCGACTATCTCTTTGCAAAAGACAGGATCTTCGCCTCGGTAAACCTCGACGAAAACGAGATGGCCCTATACGAGAGGATATACCAACTTCTCCAGGGGACCATTCCCACCCCTGACCTCGTGATCTATCTCCAGGCGAGAGCAAAGGTTCTCCTTTCTCGGATCAGGCAGAGAAACCGAGAGTACGAGCGATCCATCGAGGCCGGCTACCTCCAGACGCTGGTGGAGGCTTACAACAGCTTCTTCTTCCATTACAATGACAGCCCGCTTCTCGTTATCGATACGAGCGAAATCGATTTTGTCCACAGGGAAGAAGACCTTGCCGCCCTGGTCAAAGAGATTCAGAAACCCAGAAAGGGGACATGGTACTACGTTCCCAAGGGCCGCTGA
- the cobO gene encoding cob(I)yrinic acid a,c-diamide adenosyltransferase encodes MTGETREVRKTRPPHAERSGMPMKRGYIQIYTGSGKGKTTAALGLALRAVGHGLRVCMVQFMKNDRHVGEVLAARLLAPNLSIFPMGPRGFIRDTPRPVDVQMAREALEFSRRSIEEEKNDLIILDEINVALHFGLLTLGDVLGLIDLKPRSTELILTGRDAPPELIKRADLVTEMTAVKHYFDRGVQARKGIEW; translated from the coding sequence ATGACGGGAGAAACCCGGGAGGTCCGGAAGACTCGGCCTCCACATGCAGAGAGGAGCGGCATGCCCATGAAAAGAGGATATATTCAGATCTATACGGGATCGGGAAAGGGAAAGACCACGGCAGCCCTGGGGCTTGCTCTTAGAGCGGTGGGACACGGCCTGCGTGTCTGCATGGTCCAATTCATGAAAAACGATCGCCACGTGGGTGAGGTCCTGGCAGCCCGCCTTCTGGCCCCCAATCTCTCGATCTTTCCCATGGGGCCCAGAGGTTTCATAAGGGACACGCCGCGTCCCGTGGACGTCCAAATGGCACGAGAGGCCCTCGAGTTCTCGAGAAGGAGCATTGAAGAGGAGAAGAACGATTTGATCATTCTCGACGAGATCAACGTGGCTCTTCACTTCGGCCTCCTCACGCTTGGAGACGTCCTCGGACTGATCGACCTCAAGCCGAGAAGCACCGAACTCATATTGACCGGACGGGATGCACCTCCGGAACTAATAAAAAGGGCAGACTTGGTCACCGAGATGACGGCCGTCAAACACTACTTTGACAGGGGAGTTCAGGCCAGAAAGGGCATCGAATGGTGA
- a CDS encoding NAD(P)/FAD-dependent oxidoreductase — translation MMVVVVIGGGIVGCFVALEMAKKGREVFLLEKEKALGEHTSTRNSGVIHGGIYYPCRSLKARLCVRGRHLTYEFLQSHNVPHRKCGKLVVALNDEELKGLEDLKDLGDRNGVENLRLIGGAEARKIEPRLRCLAALQSPETGLLDMAAYMRATERALKVVGVTIVKQCRVLSVSEKNVVKTSRGEIESDFLINVAGLHSDSIARECGLEGYEIVPYKGDYYCTTEALVRGLVYPIPGSALSLGVHLSPTFGEEMLIGPSVLRVSDKEDYEIRTPREEFEQGARAMVPDLDVTRLYPGFSGNRPKVYYREELQTDFVVRKQEGGRIHLLGIESPGLTAAPALAEYVAKIMD, via the coding sequence ATGATGGTCGTTGTGGTCATCGGAGGCGGTATCGTAGGATGCTTCGTGGCGCTTGAGATGGCGAAAAAAGGCCGGGAAGTCTTCCTCCTCGAAAAGGAAAAGGCCTTGGGGGAGCATACCAGCACCCGGAACAGCGGGGTGATTCACGGGGGTATTTACTATCCCTGCAGATCCCTGAAGGCCAGGCTATGCGTCCGGGGCCGCCATCTGACATACGAGTTTCTGCAGAGCCATAATGTACCCCACCGCAAATGCGGAAAGCTCGTCGTGGCTCTGAACGATGAGGAACTCAAAGGCCTGGAGGATCTTAAGGATCTTGGCGACCGCAATGGTGTGGAGAATCTCCGGTTGATCGGCGGAGCTGAGGCGCGAAAAATCGAACCGCGGCTGCGATGCCTGGCCGCCCTCCAATCCCCTGAGACGGGTTTGCTCGACATGGCGGCTTACATGAGGGCCACGGAAAGGGCGCTCAAAGTGGTTGGTGTAACCATTGTGAAACAGTGCCGGGTGCTGTCGGTCAGCGAAAAGAACGTCGTCAAGACGAGCCGGGGTGAGATAGAGAGTGACTTCCTGATCAATGTCGCCGGACTTCACAGCGACAGTATCGCCAGAGAATGCGGTCTCGAGGGGTATGAAATAGTTCCCTACAAGGGTGATTACTACTGCACAACCGAGGCTCTGGTTAGGGGGCTGGTGTACCCCATCCCAGGATCTGCCCTTAGTCTGGGTGTTCACCTGAGCCCAACCTTCGGCGAGGAAATGCTCATAGGACCGTCGGTCCTGCGGGTGTCAGACAAAGAGGACTACGAAATCAGAACCCCCCGGGAGGAGTTTGAGCAGGGCGCTCGTGCCATGGTTCCGGATCTGGACGTCACGAGGTTATACCCTGGTTTTTCAGGCAACCGTCCAAAGGTCTACTACCGGGAAGAGTTGCAGACCGATTTCGTGGTCCGTAAGCAGGAGGGAGGGCGTATCCACCTTCTCGGGATCGAATCGCCGGGTCTGACCGCCGCCCCTGCCCTGGCCGAATATGTTGCTAAAATCATGGACTGA